From the genome of uncultured Bacteroides sp.:
CAAACATACCCCCGAATCCACAGCATTCATCCACTCTTTCCGGTTCTTCAATTTCAATTCCCTTCTTTAAAGAAAGGAGATCCTTTATCTTAGAATACATAGGAATATTCAGTTCGCTTGCCGAAGATAGATTCAATTCCCGTACTCCGTGACAGCTATTGTGCACACTTACCTTATGAGGAAATTCACCCGGAAGATTATCCGGTTTAACAATGTCATGCAAAAACTCGCAGACATCGTAAATCTTACCTTCAGTCTGGCAAACATGTCCATGAGCTGCCAAAATCTGCGGATGATTTTCTTTCACAAAAGCCACACAACTAGCCGAAGGGCCCACCACATAATCATAGTCTTTGAATATTTCTCCGAACTTTTTTATCGTAGCCAGACCTTTATCTTCAAAACCTGCATTGGCCATAGGCTGGCCGCAGCAGGTCTGATTCATAGGATAGTCAATATTTAATCCAAAGTATTTCAGTAATTTATAAGTAGCGATACCCACTTCCGGATAAACCGCATTTACATAACAAGGAATAAACAATCCTATTTTAAGTGATTTATCCATTAATCTTGTGTTTCAATATAAACAACATGAGTTTGCAAATACTCTTCCAGGCCGTGTTTACCATCAGCACCACCAATACCCGATTTACGCCATCCGGCATGGAATCCCTGCATAGCCTCAAAGTTCTCTCTGTTTACATACGTTTCACCGAACTTCAGCGCACGTACTAACTTCAAAGCAGTATTCAGATTCTTTGTATATACAGATGAGGTAAGTCCGTATTCGCAATCGTTAGCCCATTCAATAGCCTTATCTAAGTCAGTAAATTCGATGATTGGCAGAACCGGACCAAAGGTTTCTTCGTGTGCAATATCCATATCATGGGTTACATCAATAAGAACAGTAGGTTCAAAGAAATAACCTTTCTCATCTTTCTTCTTACCACCACACGCAATCTTAGCTCCTTGCTTAACGGCTTTATCCACTTTATCCTGAACGGATTTCAGTGAATTAGCATCAATCAGCGGCCCCATATCCAGTTCTTTAATTTTGCTCGGATTACCAAAAGTAACCTTCTTCATTCCTTCAATCACCTTTTTCTGGAATTCATCCTTTACATCTTTATGCACATAAACACGTTCACAACAATTGCAAACTTGTCCGGTATTAATAACCCGTGATGCGATAATGCATTTTACAGTCAAATCAATGTCTGCATCATTCATTACAATAGCAGGAGCTTTTCCGCCTAGCTCCAGAGATACCTTAGTGATATTAGTACAGGCAGCAGCCATGGTCTGACGGCCGGCATCCACACTTCCGGTGAGACTAACCATTCCCACTTTCGGATTAGCAGCCAGTTCATGACCCACTACCGAACCTTTACCAAATACTATATTGAATACGCCAGCAGGCAATCCTGATTCTTCAACAACCTGAGCAAACACATAAGCATTCTCCGGAGTCAGCTGGCTTGGTTTAATTACAATCGTATTACCAGTAACCAATGCAGGAGCCGCTTTTCTGGCAATTAAGAAAAACGGAAAATTCCAGGGAAGGATTCCTGTAGTAACACCAATAGGTTTCTTAAACAGGAATATATTTTCTTTTGGTCTGTCACTTTGAATAATTTCGCCTTCATAACGGCGGGCCCATTCGGCCATGTAATCCAAATAATCAGCGGTAAATAAAACCTCAACATTTGCCAATGCCTGCGTTTTGCCACCTTCTCTCACAATAATATCAGTCAGCTCAGCTTCTCTTTTCCTGATACCATTTGCAATAATTCTAAGATATTTAGCTCTTTCTACAGCCGGAATCTTCTCCCATGCTGGCTGAGCTTTTTCTGCAGCGTCAATTGCTGCTTTTACATCATCGGAAGTACCGTCCGGCATCAGTGAGATAACTTCTTCAGTCGAAGGGTTCAGAACATTAATCCATTTGTCGGAAGCATTTTCTACAAATTTCCCATTGATAAACATTTTTAGATTTTTCATAGGCTGTTTTTTAAAGATTAACAATGAGTCATAAAGATATATTTTTAGAATGACAATATCACTTCTTTTTTTGATTTTATGACTTGCTTTTTTGACTTATAATCTTTATAGTCAATTTTTTATATAATCTTATTTAGCCTATCTGGACAAACTTATATCAAAAAGGATTTTCATTACTATTTCTCTTCTTTCTTCTCTGTTATGATGTAGTATCCTCGAGAATTATAGATACTTTATTCTCATTTAGATGTTTATTTTGCTCCCTCATTTACTCCCTCATTCTTCGTATTTACTCCCTCATCTGCTTTATCATTTATAAGATAGTTCTTACAGGTATATCTTTATTCCAATCATAATAGGACTCTTGTATGCATGTAGCTGTGAGCTTTTGGAAAAAAAATGCTGATTTTCTTTCTATTTACTTCCATCACATTCTTAGTAAGATAAAAAGTCTAACGGTTTAACAAAGAGCATACTGACTGGATTAAAATTTTACTTATAAAAATATTGCTCATATAAAGAATACATTCTATATTTGATTTATAATTATGATGAGATATTTATTAAAAATTCAATTTTTATTTTATTAAGGATGATTCAACTAGTAATATTACAACTAAATCCTAGTTTAAATAAATGAAAAGAAAAACAGTACTAATTCTCCTATTAACTCTTACTTCCTGTGAAGCTAAAGATCAAAAATTTAATAGTCAAACATGGAAAGAGGCTTATATTGATAGTTATTCAAAGCGAGAACTCCTTGTAAATGATTTCATAAAAAATCATATGTATCGAGGAATGAGTTTTCATGAGATTATAAAATTATTAGGAGAACCTGAAATAGTGGAAAGAAATGAGAATTTTAATATTGGTTATATTTTAAATACAAGTTATGATCAAATTGATCCTATTAAAGGAAAAGACTTAATCATAAACTTATCAAAAGACTCAATAGTTTTAGATTATAAGGTTACTGAATGGAAGAAATAATTAAAAATATGTATAGATCATTTGCAGTTCTAATGATATTATTTACACTTTGTTCTTTTTCATTCGGACAGAGAAACGAAAAAAGTGAACTTAATGAGCGAATATCTCTAGAAAATAAAAAAGCATAAAAAAACAGCATCTATATATTGCTAACTATTGTTTAGACTAATTATTTATAACGTAAAAGGCAAACAAGCAAATAAAATGAAAGATACATAATAACATTAGTTCTGACTCTTTTAGCTGTTTTAAATACTTTTGGACAAACTGAAAATATTAATGTAAAAACAGAGCATTACAAAACGGATAAATTTGATATTGTAATTTTTCCAGCAAACTATATTGACTTTATTTCAGGGAAAAGATTTACGCCAACAAAACAAGAAATTGACAAAGCAGAAGCAGCACTGCGAAGCAAGCTAAAAGAATTGAATAAATTCCAAATTAATCAACAAACAACACCAATTATTCATAAGAAATTAAAAAAATACAAACGCCAATATTTTGGTTATGTTGATAGTAATGGCAACAAAATTCTACTTATCAATTGCTTTTGGTATAAAGACGACGGCTCAAAAGAGAAATGGTTGAAAGATAGAATATACGCGTTTGATGGAGGAAGTTATTATTGGAACATTAAATTTAATCTCGACACAGAAGGTTTATTCGACCTTAAGATAAATGGTTACGCATAGCAATTGGGTATAACTATACAAAACAAATAACTAAAAACACAAAATCATCTACCTATCCCCCACTAAACAGCTAAAGCCATTTATCACAAAGCCTTTTATCACAAAGCCTTTTATCACAAAGCCTTTTATCACAAAGCCTTTTATCACAAAGCCTTTTATCACAAAGCCTTTTATCACAAAGCCTTTTATCACAAAGCCTTTTATCACAAAGCCTTTTATCACAAAGCCTTTTATCACAAAGCCTTTTATCACAAAGCCTTTTATTTAGTAGCAGATAAAAAATCATCTGCCACTAAATAAAATCATCTGCTACTAAAATAGATCCTGAAAGCAACTATTCATTTTATTATTATCAATTCAGAAGCGAATAAACTTGTTTTTTGAATATCAGTAATCCGGGTATGCTTATCCGTAATTTGTGTACAAGGAAGCCTGTTGGGTCTTCGTAACTTTGCAGCATAAAAAGATACTGATAATAAATTGAGTAATAAAATGGAACTAATTAAAAATAGATCTTTCGAAGGCGAACGTCCACTGTTTGCTAACAATGGCCTACGTCTGGAAGAAGTAACTGTTTTCCCTGGTGAATCGGCATTGAAAGAGTGTAGAAATATCGAAGCTGTAAACTGTGAATTTCAGGGCAAATACCCATTCTGGCACAATGATGGTTTTGTTATCGAAAACTGTTTGTTCAAAGAAGGTGCACGTGCCGCACTTTGGTACTCACGGAATCTTCGCATGAAAGATACGCTGGTGGAAGCTCCTAAAATGTTTCGCGAGATGGATGGTATGGTGCTCGAAAATGTACAACTGCCTTATGCTCTGGAAACCTTTTGGTATTGCACCAATGCGGAGTTACGCAATGTACAAGTAGACAAGGGTGACTACCTTTTTACACATGGCTCTGACATAAAGATTGATGGCTTTACGCTGAATGGCAACTATTCTTTCCAGTATTGCAAGAACGTAGAAATCAGGAATGCTGAGATCCACTCCAAGGATGCTTTCTGGAATACAGAAAATGTAACGGTCTATGATTCTGTTCTGGATGGCGAATACCTGGGCTGGCATTCAAAGAATTTACGTCTGGTGAATTGTAAGATTTCCGGTACACAGCCGCTTTGCTATGCCACTGATCTGATAATGGAAAACTGCACGATGGATGATAATGCCGATCTTGCATTTGAAGATTCAAGTTTAAACGCTACTATTAATAGTCCGGTTCATAGCGTAAAGAATCCTCGTAGTGGTAGTATTACGGCAGAAAGTTATGGCGAAATCATTATTGACAAAAACATTAAAGCGCCCGGCAACTGTGAACTGAAGCTTTGGGATAATCACACTTGCTTTGATTAATCCCATGATGAAATATAATTTTGATGAAATAACTCCTCGCCGTGGTACTAGCTCCTATAAATGGGATAGTACCGCAGATGCGGATGTTCTTCCGATGTGGGTGGCTGATATGGATTTCCGCACGGCGCCACCTATTATTGATGCATTGAAGCAGCGCGTGGAGCATGGCATTTTTGGCTATGTAAAGGTGCCCGATGCTTATTATGAAAAGACGATAGATTGGTTTAGTCGCCGGCACAACTGGCAGATTTCTAAAGAGTGGATTATTTACACTACCGGAGTGGTCCCGGCAATATCCGCCATTATCAAAGCTGTAGCATCTCCGGGTGACAAGGTACTGGTGCAGACACCTGTGTACAACTGTTTCTTTTCCTCTATTCGTAATAATGGCTGCGAGTTAGTAACCAGTGATTTGGTTTACGCCAACCGCACTTATACCATAGACTTCGATGATTTAGAACGCAAAGCTACTGATAAGGCTGTAAAGGTAATGCTTCTTTGCAATCCTCACAATCCTGCCGGGCGTGTATGGACGCGTGAAGAATTGATGCGCATTGGTGAAATCTGCCTACAGCACAATGTATTCCTCATTGCCGACGAAATTCATTGCGAATTCGTTCACCCGGGACATACCTATATTCCTTTTGCTTCTCTTAGCAAAGAGTTACTGCTACATTCTGCAACCTGTGTTTCACCCAGCAAAGCCTTTAATCTGGCCGGACTTCAGATTGCAAACATCATTATTGCTGATGAAGAAATACGCAGTAAAGTAGATAAAGCCATAAACATAAATGAGATTTGTGACGTGAATCCTTTTGGAGTAGAAGCGCTTATAGCTGCTTACTGCAAAGGAGAAGAATGGCTCAATCAGCTGAATGTCTATCTCTACGAAAACTATCTCTGCATGAAGGAATTCTGTGAAAGTTATCTCCCACAATTCCCAATAACCATACTCGAAGGCACTTATCTGGTTTGGATGGATTGCTCAGCACTTCACAAAAGTTCAGAGGAAATCGAACAGTTACTTTTAGAAAAAGCCAAACTGTGGCTGAATGAAGGAACGATGTACGGTGCAAACGGTGAAACTTTTATGCGGTGGAATATTGCTTGTCCTCGTTCAGTATTAGTAGAAGGATTAAAGCGTTTTAGAAAATTTGCCGAAGCTTTTTCTGAATAACAGGAACTGTCTTTCATTATAAATGAGACTTTTGATAAAGCAAACCGGAGTTATGCAAAACTCCGGTCTACCTTTTATAAAACTACTAGACACATTTGTGCATCCTTGTACAAAAGAATGCATTCTTCTGTACAAAACAATTAATTCTTTTGTACAGAAGAATGTTTTGTTTTGTACAAGATTACATAAACATCCCGCCTGAAAAATAAAATATCTCTAGAGAGATTCGAAGAAGGCTCGCCGGAGATTTATTGAATGCTGGAAGGGTTGGTATTTCGAGTTAGTGGCAGATGATTTCTATCTGCTATTAAACTAAAATCATCTGCCACTAAAACGCATCCTGACAATCAACAACTTAGAAATTTACTAGTGGGAGATAAATGGTAATTATTTCTATCTACCACTAGATAAAATATTAATTATCAAATCATTAGTCTAAATTAGTAGCAGATAAGCAAAAAAAAATTTGAAAAAAAATCTATTGGAGTTAACCGTAGAGAAATAAAAAAGAGCAAGATAAGTAAAACAGAAAACCGGGGATTAAATTACCTTTGCTATTTCACTGAACAACAAAGATATGAGCGTTAAAGAGCAAAGCAAACAGGAATATATTGCAAGGATTAATAAGGTAATGGATTACATAGACAACCATATAAACGAACCTTTATCCTTAGGAACGCTAGCGGGTGTGGCCAATCTGTCTCCATATCATTTCCACCGGATATTTACATTATTCGCAGGCGAGAGTTTATCAGCTTTCATTCAACGAATAAGAATAGAAAAAGCGGCTTCTTTAATCAGGGTATACAAAGATGTTCCTATCAGTGAGATTGCCTATAACTGCGGATTCAGTAGTGTGTCTATCTTTAGCAGAACTTTCAGAAAGTATTTCAATACATCGGCTACGGATTTCAGGAACAGAGAAAAAGCTTTTCTTCTCATTAATGGTTCTTATTATAGCAAGGATGGTAAAGTGTTCAGCAAGAATAATCAACAACATCACAGCATTGATTTGCAACTTTGCAACATCAATTTAAAACAATTAATTATTATGAACACAAAGATTGAAATTAAAGAAATGCCGGAGATGAGAGTTGTTTATTGTCGTCATAAAGGTGCTTTCAAAGACATTAACAAAGCGTATGACAAATTAATGAAATGGGCAGGACCAAGAGGTTTACTAAACTTTCCGGAAACTAAATCGCTGACCGTTTATCATGACGATCCTTCAATTACCGAGATTGAGAATGTACGCCAAGATGCTTGTATCACCGTTAATGAAGATGTTAAAGTAGACGGAGAGATTGGTAAAATGATTGTTGAAGGGGGTAAATACGCTGTAGGACGTTTTGAAATTACTGAAACTGAATTCGAACAAGCCTGGAATACAATGTGTTTGTGGTTTACAGAAAATGGATACCAGCCGGGGGATGGCAGTACTTATGAATTATACTACAATGATCATAATGAGCACCCGGAAAAGAAATTTATTCTGGATATCTGTATTCCGGTCAGACCGCTTTAATTAAAAAATAAATGGAAGGGGATAATTTTCTCCTTCCATTTATATATATCAATTATTAATGCTGCACTCTATATTCATTCGGCGAAACGCCAACACGTTTCTTAAACAGTCGGCTGAAATGCTGAGGGTATTTGAATCCCAACTCATAAGCAATCTCGCTAACCGATTTACTTGTA
Proteins encoded in this window:
- a CDS encoding (Fe-S)-binding protein, which codes for MDKSLKIGLFIPCYVNAVYPEVGIATYKLLKYFGLNIDYPMNQTCCGQPMANAGFEDKGLATIKKFGEIFKDYDYVVGPSASCVAFVKENHPQILAAHGHVCQTEGKIYDVCEFLHDIVKPDNLPGEFPHKVSVHNSCHGVRELNLSSASELNIPMYSKIKDLLSLKKGIEIEEPERVDECCGFGGMFAVEEEAVSCAMGRDKLQNHMNTGAEYITGADSSCLMHMQGIARRDKLPVKFIHAVEILASGL
- the aldA gene encoding aldehyde dehydrogenase gives rise to the protein MKNLKMFINGKFVENASDKWINVLNPSTEEVISLMPDGTSDDVKAAIDAAEKAQPAWEKIPAVERAKYLRIIANGIRKREAELTDIIVREGGKTQALANVEVLFTADYLDYMAEWARRYEGEIIQSDRPKENIFLFKKPIGVTTGILPWNFPFFLIARKAAPALVTGNTIVIKPSQLTPENAYVFAQVVEESGLPAGVFNIVFGKGSVVGHELAANPKVGMVSLTGSVDAGRQTMAAACTNITKVSLELGGKAPAIVMNDADIDLTVKCIIASRVINTGQVCNCCERVYVHKDVKDEFQKKVIEGMKKVTFGNPSKIKELDMGPLIDANSLKSVQDKVDKAVKQGAKIACGGKKKDEKGYFFEPTVLIDVTHDMDIAHEETFGPVLPIIEFTDLDKAIEWANDCEYGLTSSVYTKNLNTALKLVRALKFGETYVNRENFEAMQGFHAGWRKSGIGGADGKHGLEEYLQTHVVYIETQD
- a CDS encoding DUF3737 family protein; this encodes MELIKNRSFEGERPLFANNGLRLEEVTVFPGESALKECRNIEAVNCEFQGKYPFWHNDGFVIENCLFKEGARAALWYSRNLRMKDTLVEAPKMFREMDGMVLENVQLPYALETFWYCTNAELRNVQVDKGDYLFTHGSDIKIDGFTLNGNYSFQYCKNVEIRNAEIHSKDAFWNTENVTVYDSVLDGEYLGWHSKNLRLVNCKISGTQPLCYATDLIMENCTMDDNADLAFEDSSLNATINSPVHSVKNPRSGSITAESYGEIIIDKNIKAPGNCELKLWDNHTCFD
- a CDS encoding MalY/PatB family protein, which encodes MKYNFDEITPRRGTSSYKWDSTADADVLPMWVADMDFRTAPPIIDALKQRVEHGIFGYVKVPDAYYEKTIDWFSRRHNWQISKEWIIYTTGVVPAISAIIKAVASPGDKVLVQTPVYNCFFSSIRNNGCELVTSDLVYANRTYTIDFDDLERKATDKAVKVMLLCNPHNPAGRVWTREELMRIGEICLQHNVFLIADEIHCEFVHPGHTYIPFASLSKELLLHSATCVSPSKAFNLAGLQIANIIIADEEIRSKVDKAININEICDVNPFGVEALIAAYCKGEEWLNQLNVYLYENYLCMKEFCESYLPQFPITILEGTYLVWMDCSALHKSSEEIEQLLLEKAKLWLNEGTMYGANGETFMRWNIACPRSVLVEGLKRFRKFAEAFSE
- a CDS encoding AraC family transcriptional regulator is translated as MSVKEQSKQEYIARINKVMDYIDNHINEPLSLGTLAGVANLSPYHFHRIFTLFAGESLSAFIQRIRIEKAASLIRVYKDVPISEIAYNCGFSSVSIFSRTFRKYFNTSATDFRNREKAFLLINGSYYSKDGKVFSKNNQQHHSIDLQLCNINLKQLIIMNTKIEIKEMPEMRVVYCRHKGAFKDINKAYDKLMKWAGPRGLLNFPETKSLTVYHDDPSITEIENVRQDACITVNEDVKVDGEIGKMIVEGGKYAVGRFEITETEFEQAWNTMCLWFTENGYQPGDGSTYELYYNDHNEHPEKKFILDICIPVRPL